The Zingiber officinale cultivar Zhangliang chromosome 9A, Zo_v1.1, whole genome shotgun sequence genome window below encodes:
- the LOC122019018 gene encoding zinc finger MYM-type protein 1-like — protein sequence MNREFSEQIQKNRLRLAATIESVRWLSLQACGLRGHDESSSSQNCGNFIEKLKLLGKSNASIGDVILEKALGNAKYTSPEVQKEILHIIGNRVRNKIRAEIGDSKFCILVDEAKDISNKEQMSIILRFFDAHAATLKKEICDALTRYNLKIHNIQGQGYDGASNMCDAFNGLQALFLKDCPYAYYVHCFVHRLQLALVAAAENEISIWLFFSNLTTIVKLVTSSSKRNAELQSVQVNEIARSVVAGERETRRGANQIGTLHRLGTTRWSSHFDSICDLIDKYNATINVLENIITNGSTTSMRGEAEMSARYKHSSRSCQQKDAITVEHHFHYDIFNVAIDFQLEELNSRFSDETVELLMLSSALDPKDNFNRFNIDKICNLAEKYYPKDFTEQEIHNLRCQLQHYELNVDSTYKYFEIITVDAAHSIIIRNDSRINSRVTKLLL from the exons ATGAATCGAGAATTTTCTGAACAGATTCAAAAGAATCGATTAAGACTTGCGGCAACAATTGAGAGTGTCCGTTGGCTTAGTTTGCAAGCATGTGGATTAAGAGGTCATGATGAATCTTCATCTTCCCAAAATTGTGGTAATTTCATTGAGAAGCTAAAACTTTTGGGAAAATCAAATGCTAGTATTGGCGATGTAATCTTAGAGAAAGCACTGGGAAATGCAAAATATACCTCACCAGAAGTCCAAAAAGAAATCTTGCATATTATTGGTAATAGAGTCAGAAACAAAATTCGTGCTGAAATTGGAGATTCTAAGTTTTGTATTTTGGTGGATGAAGCGAAGGATATATCTAACAAAGAACAGATGTCTATAATTTTGAGATTTTTTGATGCTCATG CTGCAACACTTAAGAAAGAAATATGTGATGCCCTCACCAGATATAATCTAAAAATACACAATATTCAGGGTCAAGGGTATGATGGTGCTAGCAACATGTGTGATGCTTTTAATGGATTGCAAGCTTTATTTCTTAAAGATTGCCCCTATGCATATTATGTACATTGTTTTGTCCATCGACTCCAACTAGCGTTAGTTGCAGCTGCTGAAAATGAGATCTCTATATggcttttcttttcaaatttgacGACTATTGTTAAACTTGTTACATCTTCGTCCAAACGCAATGCCGAGTTACAATCTGTTCAAGTAAATGAAATTGCACGTTCTGTTGTTGCTGGTGAACGCGAGACTAGACGAGGAGCTAATCAGATTGGTACTTTGCATCGACTAGGAACTACTCGTTGGAGCTCCCATTTTGATTCTATTTGCGACTTAATAGATAAGTATAATGCAACTATTAATGTACTTGAAAATATTATCACTAATGGTTCCACTACTTCGATGCGTGGGGAAGCAG AGATGAGTGCTCGTTATAAGCATTCTAGTCGTTCATGCCAGCAAAAGGATGCCATCACAGTTGAGCATCACTTTCATTATGATATATTTAATGTTGCAATAGATTTTCAATTGGAAGAGTTAAACTCTAGATTCAGTGATGAGACAGTAGAACTTCTTATGCTTAGCTCTGCTTTGGAtccaaaagataattttaatcgGTTCAACATTGATAAGATTTGTAATCTCGCTGAGAAGTATTATCCTAAGGACTTCACTGAACAAGAAATCCATAATTTGAGATGTCAGCTACAACATTATGAGCTCAATGTG GATTCGACCTACAAATACTTCGAGATCATTACTGTTGATGCAGCTCATAGTATCATTATCCGCAATGATTCAAGGATTAACTCCAGAGTTACCAAGTTGCTTTTATAG